In the Grimontia kaedaensis genome, one interval contains:
- a CDS encoding glutamine synthetase family protein codes for MRYQTDREMFTPEDAQLPDAKEAIEFLEQNPDIEFVDLLLLDMNGIVRGKRVEKDKLQKAYEQGIALPISIYGMNIKGTPVEETGLGLEIGESDAICYPVAGSLTRQPWQKRPIAQLMLEMYEDKETPLFADPRMILRRIVRQFKARGLTPVSAYELEFYLIDSKAPGNAPLPPVSPITGKRPENTQVYSLDELDEYAELLTQIIEAAREQGLPADTIVAESAPGQFEINLKHTDDALAACDHSILLKRVIKQVAHDNDLDTTFMAKPYADQAGNGMHLHISLLDDDGNNVFEPQAEGEMTDMLRHALGGMLALMPQYLAIMCPNINSYRRFAPDFYVPNAATWGIENRTTALRIPGDIPAATRIEHRVAGTDANPYLMMAALLASIMYGIDNKIEPSEPVVGNAYDLDNEPLPTNLRDALRELSASNAMRQSLGTDFVDVFVTCKEKELEEFEQHVTALEYDWYLHAF; via the coding sequence ATGCGATATCAAACAGACAGGGAAATGTTTACACCTGAAGATGCACAGTTACCGGATGCGAAAGAGGCCATTGAATTCCTTGAGCAGAATCCGGATATCGAGTTTGTTGATTTGCTCTTACTCGACATGAACGGCATCGTGCGTGGCAAGCGTGTAGAGAAGGACAAGCTACAGAAAGCCTACGAGCAGGGGATTGCTCTGCCAATTTCCATTTACGGCATGAATATCAAAGGCACTCCTGTTGAAGAAACTGGATTAGGGCTTGAAATCGGCGAGTCTGATGCGATTTGTTACCCGGTAGCAGGCTCACTCACCCGCCAGCCTTGGCAAAAAAGGCCCATCGCCCAGTTGATGCTGGAAATGTATGAAGACAAGGAAACGCCACTTTTCGCTGACCCGCGAATGATCTTACGCCGCATTGTCCGCCAGTTTAAAGCCCGTGGACTGACGCCCGTTTCAGCCTATGAGCTCGAATTCTACCTGATTGACAGCAAGGCGCCCGGCAACGCTCCTCTTCCTCCCGTTTCGCCGATCACTGGCAAGCGACCTGAAAATACTCAGGTGTACTCGCTCGATGAACTGGATGAATACGCAGAGCTTCTTACCCAAATCATCGAAGCCGCGCGCGAACAAGGCTTGCCCGCCGATACCATTGTTGCAGAATCTGCGCCCGGCCAGTTTGAAATTAACCTCAAGCACACGGATGATGCACTCGCTGCGTGTGATCATTCCATCCTACTCAAACGTGTTATCAAGCAAGTCGCCCATGACAATGACCTCGATACCACCTTTATGGCCAAGCCCTATGCAGATCAGGCAGGCAACGGCATGCACCTTCATATCAGCCTTCTCGATGACGATGGCAATAATGTGTTCGAGCCACAAGCCGAAGGTGAAATGACAGATATGCTCCGCCATGCGCTTGGCGGTATGTTAGCGCTGATGCCACAGTACTTGGCAATCATGTGTCCAAACATCAACTCATACCGCCGTTTTGCACCAGATTTTTACGTACCGAATGCTGCAACTTGGGGTATCGAAAATCGCACCACGGCCCTTCGTATTCCGGGCGATATTCCTGCTGCGACGCGCATCGAACACCGTGTGGCAGGTACAGATGCCAACCCTTACCTGATGATGGCAGCTTTACTGGCATCCATCATGTATGGCATTGACAACAAAATTGAACCTTCAGAGCCTGTGGTTGGTAATGCTTACGACTTGGATAACGAGCCACTGCCAACCAACCTTCGGGATGCATTGCGTGAACTTTCAGCGTCTAATGCAATGCGACAGTCCCTCGGCACCGACTTTGTAGACGTATTCGTCACCTGCAAAGAAAAAGAGCTTGAAGAGTTTGAGCAGCACGTTACTGCGCTCGAATACGATTGGTACTTGCACGCCTTCTGA
- a CDS encoding gamma-glutamyl-gamma-aminobutyrate hydrolase family protein, protein MEYSTIPMIGVTGCTSQLGLHPFHIAGDKYVRSVTDAMGACPMVIPALGQDLPMKRMLTSLDGILFTGSPSNIEPHHYQGAASEEGTEHDPARDATTLPLLALAIELGVPVLAICRGFQELNVAMGGTLHQKLHEVGGYIEHREDKTASVDIQYGISHTINIEPGGLLYEAWGRTSADVNSVHTQGIDRLGKGLRPEAYAPDGLIEAVSVIDAKNFALGVQWHPEWKVTKNPFYSAIFDMFGEACRIRANQREKEYGQA, encoded by the coding sequence ATGGAATATTCAACTATCCCAATGATTGGTGTGACAGGGTGTACCTCTCAGCTGGGTCTGCATCCTTTCCATATTGCTGGCGATAAGTACGTCAGAAGCGTCACCGACGCCATGGGTGCATGCCCAATGGTCATTCCTGCATTAGGCCAAGACTTACCGATGAAGCGCATGCTGACATCATTGGACGGCATTTTGTTTACTGGCTCTCCATCAAACATTGAACCACACCATTATCAGGGAGCAGCGAGCGAAGAAGGCACTGAGCACGACCCCGCCCGTGATGCGACTACTCTGCCACTTCTCGCTCTTGCAATTGAATTGGGTGTGCCTGTACTTGCTATATGCCGTGGTTTTCAGGAACTCAATGTCGCCATGGGTGGCACCCTGCATCAAAAGCTTCATGAGGTGGGCGGATATATCGAACACCGCGAAGACAAAACGGCTTCCGTTGATATCCAATACGGCATTTCTCACACCATTAACATCGAACCTGGGGGGCTTCTCTACGAGGCTTGGGGTCGCACTTCTGCTGACGTGAACTCTGTCCATACCCAGGGCATCGACAGACTAGGCAAAGGACTGCGACCAGAAGCATACGCCCCGGACGGACTGATAGAGGCTGTCTCTGTCATCGATGCAAAAAATTTCGCCTTAGGTGTTCAGTGGCATCCTGAGTGGAAGGTCACGAAAAATCCTTTTTATTCAGCTATCTTCGATATGTTTGGGGAAGCCTGCCGAATAAGGGCGAATCAGCGTGAGAAAGAATATGGACAAGCTTAA
- a CDS encoding glutamine synthetase family protein: MDKLKKWLKENEITEVECVVSDLSGIARGKIAPVDKFINEGEMRLPESVLLQTVTGDYVDDDIYYALLDEADIDFICKPDEDAVYLLPWTVEKTAQIIHDTFDKMGNPIELTPRNVLKKVLKLYEEKNWKPVVAPEMEFYLTARCEDPDLPLEPPIGRSGRMETGRQSFSIDAANEFDPLFEDMYEWCETQGLAIDTLIHEEGVAQMEINFRHGDPLILADQVFLFKRTLREAALKHQVVATFMSKPITDEPGSAMHLHQSIVDAKTGKNVFTNEDGTSSSLFYGHIAGLQQFIPEMLPMFAPNVNSFRRFLPDTSAPVNVEWGEENRTCGLRVPSCSPQARRVENRLPGADANSYLAIAASLLCGYIGMVRDLKPTPPAQGRGYEIRSPILPYTLEAALEMMENCDEVAEYLGESFARGYIAVKRKEQENFKRVISSWEREFLLLTV; the protein is encoded by the coding sequence ATGGACAAGCTTAAGAAGTGGTTGAAAGAAAACGAGATTACGGAAGTTGAGTGCGTTGTCAGCGACTTATCAGGCATCGCGCGCGGGAAGATTGCACCAGTCGATAAGTTCATTAATGAAGGTGAAATGCGTCTTCCGGAGAGTGTTTTGTTGCAAACTGTGACGGGTGACTATGTAGATGATGATATCTACTACGCGTTGCTTGATGAAGCAGATATCGATTTTATCTGTAAGCCTGACGAAGACGCGGTCTACCTCCTGCCATGGACGGTCGAGAAAACCGCGCAGATCATTCACGACACCTTCGACAAGATGGGTAACCCCATTGAGCTGACACCACGCAATGTATTGAAAAAAGTGCTGAAGCTCTACGAAGAGAAAAACTGGAAGCCGGTTGTCGCACCGGAAATGGAGTTTTACCTGACAGCACGTTGCGAGGATCCAGACTTACCTCTTGAGCCGCCGATTGGCCGTTCTGGTCGCATGGAAACTGGGCGTCAGTCCTTTTCGATTGATGCAGCAAACGAATTCGACCCGCTGTTCGAAGACATGTACGAATGGTGTGAAACGCAAGGACTTGCTATTGATACCTTGATCCATGAAGAGGGTGTTGCGCAGATGGAAATCAATTTCCGTCATGGTGATCCTCTGATATTGGCTGATCAGGTGTTCCTGTTTAAACGCACGCTGCGTGAAGCCGCGCTCAAGCATCAGGTTGTCGCGACCTTTATGTCTAAGCCTATTACTGATGAACCAGGCAGTGCGATGCACCTGCACCAAAGCATTGTTGACGCTAAAACAGGTAAGAACGTTTTTACCAATGAAGATGGTACCAGTTCTTCTTTATTTTACGGACATATCGCTGGCCTTCAGCAGTTTATTCCTGAAATGCTGCCAATGTTTGCCCCGAACGTGAATTCATTTCGCCGATTCCTGCCTGATACCTCAGCACCGGTAAATGTGGAGTGGGGCGAAGAAAACCGTACTTGTGGTCTTCGTGTGCCGAGCTGTTCACCACAGGCACGCCGAGTAGAAAACCGACTACCAGGCGCGGATGCCAATAGTTATCTTGCTATTGCAGCAAGTCTGTTGTGTGGCTACATCGGTATGGTTCGCGATCTGAAACCAACGCCGCCAGCACAGGGACGTGGTTACGAAATCAGAAGCCCAATACTGCCTTACACACTAGAAGCAGCACTGGAGATGATGGAAAACTGCGATGAGGTAGCGGAGTACCTTGGTGAGTCCTTTGCCCGCGGATATATCGCCGTGAAACGTAAAGAGCAAGAGAACTTCAAACGCGTGATCAGTTCTTGGGAGCGAGAGTTCCTGTTGCTGACTGTGTAA